TGAGCACGAGTTCCACCTCGCACACCGCGGCCCAGGCGCCCTCGCCGCGCACCTCGTCGCAGCGGAGCAGGCGGCCGTCGAGCACGAAGTCGCTCCGGCGCACCAGGCGGTCGTCCACCACGGCGGCGGCGAGGCCGGCCGCCTCCAGCGCGCGGCGGAGCACGGCGGTGAGCATCTCGGCGGGCGGCTCGGCCCAGCGGTGGTACTCGTGGTATTCGACGTCGGCGGCGCCGCGGCGCGACACGATGCGCTCGCGGTAGCGCGAGGCGGCGCCCAGCGCGCGCACGGCGAGCACGCCGCGGGCCGCGCCGCCGGCGCCGGGCGCGGGCGCGAGGGGAGGCGGGTCAAGGCTGTAGTAGTGGATGGGCGCGAGCGGCCGCGGCCACAAGGCGCAGCCGGCCGGCAGCACCGCACAAAGGCTCGCGAGCAACGACAGGGCGGCGACCCGCCCCCGGGCAGTTCTCCTCATCGGTTCTTCCCCTCTGCTGCGTGTCATGGTCACGGCTCGCCTCGCCTGCCCCGCAGGATGGCCGACGGGTCGCGCTCGAGGGTCTCGAGCAGTTCGCGGGCCGCGCGGAGCACGCCGTCGAGCTCCTCGAGGGAGCGCGAGAGGTCGCGCTCGACGTTGGCGAGCGAGCGGCGGACGTCGTCGCGGCCGGCCGCGACGAGTCTAGCGGCGGCGCCCACGTCGGCGGCGCCCTTGCCCACATTCTCGGCGGCCTCGCGGAGGCTCTTGTTCGTGCCCGCCAGGTCGAGGCCCTCGAGCTGGCCCTCGACCTTGGCCAGCGCGTCGCCGAGGCGGCGGACCGCGTCGGCCAGGGGCTTGCGGTTCTCGTCGAGGGCCGCCTGCGCCGTGTCGAGGAGTTTCTGGGCGCGGGTGCCCGTGGCGTCGGCGGCCTTCTGGAGCTCCTTGGCGGCATCGGCCACAGCGCCGGCGGTCTTCTCGAACTCGGCCTGGGCCGAGCGGATGGCCTTGTCGAGCGAGGCGGCGAGGGTGGAGGTCTGCGCCCGCAGTTCCTCAATGGCCTTGTGGGCCGAGGCGAGGGCCTCCTCGGCGCGGCGGAAGAGGGTGGGGATGTCATCGGGCTTGACCTTCGAGAGGGCCTCGTCGAGGCGCTCGATGAGCTTCGTGGCGCGCTGGAGCGTGAGCGGCACCGTGTCGGCGAAGGTCTCCTCCAGGCCGGCCATGAGCGAGGGCTGGACGGGGATGAACGAGCCCGGCTCGAGCGCCGGGGCCTCGCGGTCGGTGCCGCCTGAGAGGTCCACCACGTAGGGGCCGAAGATCGAGAGCAGGCTGTAGCGGGCCCGGATACCCTGGCGCACGGTGACCTTGGTGGGGTCAATGCCGAGGGTGACGCCGACCTTGTTCTCCGGGGTCACGCGCAGGTCGATCACCTTGCCCACGGTGACGCCGCGGTAGCTGACGCGCGAGCCCTCGGTGAGGCCGGGGATGCTCTCCTCGAACTCCACGTGGTAGCGGTCGAGCCGCTGGCGCTGGAGGCCGGTGAGGGTCACGGTCACGATGGCGAAGAGCGCCAGCGCGCCGAGGAGGAAGATGCCGACTTCGGTCTTCTGTCGCTTGGTAGCCACGGGACGGGTTCCTCAACGGGGAGCGGCGTGCGGCGGGGCCGCATCGGCCCCTGGGTGGAAGAAGCGGGCGACCTCGGGGTCGGGCGATTCGTCCACGGCGGCGAGCGGCCCGAGGAAACGTTGCGTGCCGCCCGCGAGCATGAGCACGCGGTCGGCGATGGTGCGGATGGACTCGAGGCTGTGCGTCACGGCCACCACCGTGATGCCCAGCACGCGGCGCAGGCGCAGGATGAGCTGGTCGAGGCCGGCGGCCGTCACGGGGTCGAGGCCGGCCGACGGCTCGTCGAAGAAGACCAATTCGGGGTCGAGCGCCAGGGCGCGGGCCAGGGCCACGCGCTTGCGCATGCCGCCCGAGAGGTCGGCCGGCATCTTGCCCCCCGCGTGGGTCAGGCCCACCAGGCTCAGCTTCATCGCCACGAGCGCCGGGATCAGGTCGCGGCTCAGGCCCCGCTCGCGCATCGGCAGCGCCACGTTCTCCGCCGCCGAGATGGAGGCGAACAGGGCGTCCGACTGGAACGACACGCCGAAGCGGGCGCGGAAGCGGTCCAGCTCGTCCTCCTCCATCCGCGCGATGTCCTGGCCCCACAGGCGCACGGTGCCGCTGGCGGGCCGGAGCAGGCCGATGAGGTGGCGGAGCAGCGTGGTCTTGCCGCAGCCGCTCACGCCCACGATGGCCAGGATCTCGCCGGGCGGCACAGTGAAGCTCACGCCGTCGAGCACGCGCGTCGAGCCGTACTCGGCCACGAGGTTCTCGACTTCGATCACCGGGTCCATGCCGCCTCACACGAAGAAGAAGAACGTGGCGAAGGCCATGTCGGCCACGATGATCAGAAAGATGTCAATCACCACCGACCGCGTGGTGGCGAGGCCGATGCCGCGCGCGCCGCCCTCGACGCGCAGCCCGTTGTGGCAGGCCACCAGGGCGATGATGACGGCGAAGATGCCGCTCTTGAAGAGGCCCTGGAGGATGTCGCCCAGCGCCGCCGCGGCCACGAGCTCGTTCCACCAGGCCACGGGGCTCTCGCCCAGGATGCTGATGCCCACGAACGAGCCGCCCGCGTTGCCCGCGGCCATCGCCAGCACGGTGAGCGCCGGCACGGCGAGCAGCAGTGCCCACAGCTTCGGCACGAGGAGGAAGCGCGCGACGTTCAGCCCCATCGAGCGCAAGGCGTCAATCTCCTCGCGCACCCGCATCGTGGCCAGCTCGGCCGTGATGGCGGCGCCGGAGCGCGCCGACACGATGATGGCGGTGAGGAACGCCCCCAGCTCGCGCGCGAAGGCCACCACCACCAGATCGGCCACGTAGATCGTCGCCCCGAACTGCTTGAGCTGCGCGGCCGAGAGCAGCGCGATGATCACGCCGAGCAGGAAGTTCAGCAGCGCCACGATGCCGAGGGCCCGCACGCCCATCTCGTGCAGTTCGTCGAGCAGCGCGCCCCAGCGCAGGCCCTTGCCGCGAAGCGGGGCCAGCACGGCCCAGTAGAGCAGGTCCACCGCCAGCGCGACCGCGGCGCGCAACTCGTCCCGCGCAGCGAAGGCTCGCCCCCCGAGCCGTTCCAGGAGGCCCTCCGACGGCGGCGGGCTCGGGGGCGTTTCCTCGAGCGCCGGCCTGACCAGCTCCAGCAGCTCGGCGGCGCGGCCCCGCGCGCCTTCGAGCTTCAGCTCGGCCCCGCGCTCGCGGGCCGTGCGCGCCGCGAGCTGAAGGAAGGCAGCACCCTGCGTGTCCATCCGCTCCACGCCGCGGAGGTCCACCCGCACGCTCGAGGCGCCCGCGGCCAGGCGCGCTCGGGCGGCCTCGAGCAGGGCACGGCCCGCCTCCTGCGACAGCCGGGCCGGCGCGACGAGAGGCCCTTCGTCCCGCTCAGGGGTGGGCGTGGCACTTCGGGGTTGCATGTCGCCCTCGCGATCCGGGCGCCCCGGCGCCGCAGTCCGCAATCCCAAATCCCCAATCCGCCATCACTTCTTCGGCCTGCCGTCGGTGCCCAAAGGCGCGTCGCCCGGCAGATCGCCCATGGCCCACAGCAGCCCGTTGACCAGGTGCTTCTGGAAGCGTTCGTCGGCCCACACGTTCTTGCCGTGCCCCAATGCCGTGTAGAAGACCTTGCCTTTGCCATACGGGTGGCACCAGGCGATGCCGAAGTCCTTGTCCTCGCGCAGGCCCGGCTTCGTCACGTCCACCGAGGCGTTGTCGAGGCTCATCAGCACGTGGGTCTTCTCGCGCGACCACGGGTTGAACATGTAGATTTCGTCCTGCACCTCGAAGGCCTCGCCCAGATTGGCCGAGGCGGGGTGCTTGGGGTCCTCGACGATCACCCGCACCTTCTGGCTCCAGGGGTGGCTCACGAAGACGCCGTTGACCATCTCGTTGTACTCGGGCCACTTGGTGGCCGGGCACATGTAGCTGGCCGAGTGGATGCCCACGAAGCCTTTGCCGCCCTTGACGAACTCGATCAGCGCCTTCTTGTTCTCGTCGGTCAGCGGCGGCGTCACCTTGGTCAGCTCGCCGCCGCCGTAGCTCACCATCGCGTCGAACCTGCCGAGGTACTCGGGCGTCCACTTCGAGCAGTCGGTGCACTCCTCGACGTCGAACGCGTCGTTCTTGGCCCCCCAGTCCTTGAGCACCTGGAGCACGGCGGCGATGCCTTCGCCGTGTCGGAAGCCCTCGGTCTGGGAGAAGTAGACGATGTGGCGCTTGGCTCCGGCCTCCGCCACGACACCAGCCGCCACCACGAACACCGCCAGCCAACCCATGCATCTTGCCCGCATGCCGCACCTCCTTGTCACACGTCGCGCTCCAACATGTTGACTTCGACGGCGCTCCGGTCGTCGAGGTCGAAACGCAGGGTCTTGATCTCGAATGGTCTCAGGCGGCCCGTCCAGGCGGCCTGGGCGAAATGCACGTCCACGCGGGCCGGGGTTTCGCGGCCGGCGGTCTCAACGAAGCGCACGATCAGGCCGTCGCCCTCCTCGGCCTTCTTGAGCACGGTGAGCAGCAGGTTGTCGGGCTTCACCTCGACGGCCGAGCCGTAGCTCGACACCATGCCGTCCTGCACGTCCTCGAAGCGGTAGAAGACCGGCACGTTGAGGGCCTGGGCCTCGCGGGCCACGCCGGCGTCCTGCCACGAGCCGGCGTGCGGCACGAGGCGGTAGCGGAAGATGTGCTCGCCCTGGTCGGTGTACTGGTATTCCACGCCCGGCTCGGGCTTGCGCGGGTCGTGGAAGGCATAGATGGGGCTGCGCAGCAGGCTCAAGCGTATCTCGGCGCCCAGCACGTCGGCACCGTAGATGCCGTCGTTGAGGACGGCCAGCCCCGCCGGCTGGCTGCCGACGGTGCCCGACAGGTCGAGCCAGCGCTGGATCGGCTCCTCTTCGCCGTTTGCCGTGCGCGCGATGCTGCCATAGGGCACCTCGGCCGTGACGGCCGGCCGCTCGATGGCCGTGGGGAACGCGAGCTTGAGCATCTTGTGGCGCTCGTGCCAGTCCACGACCAGGCACACGTCCACCTTCGCCGCCCCATCGTAGAGGTAGAAGGTCTGCTCGGCGGTGGAGCGGCCCCAGCGATAGCGCACGCGGAGCGCGCCGCGCACCGGGCCGGCCTCGAGGAGCTCGGGCGGCCCAGCGGGCTCGAAGCGCCCGACCTCGTCGCGGAAGCTCGCCACGTCGTGGCTCCACGTGTCGCTCAGATCGCGCAGCACCACGAGCGCGCCGCCGGGGCCAGCGAGCAGGTTGGCGCCCTCAGGCTTTCGGTGCAGCACGCTGAGCGCGCCGGTCTCAGGGCTGATCTCGAGGCGCAGGTGTTGGTTTTCCATGGAGACCGGCGTCACCACCAGGCCCGAACCGTCGGTCTTCGGGGCGTGCTCGGTGCTCAGGTGGTAGCAGGCGAAGCCGAGCGAGCGCAGGCGCGTGCGGAACACCAGATGGCCCTCCACCCGCTGCACGGGCACCTCGTTGAACTGCTCGTCGAAGACGGCGATCTGCGGCGCGTCGTCCTGCGGGTGAAGCTCGATCACGTCGTCGCGGTCAAAGCCCAGGGGGTTGAAAAACACGACGGGCGAGGCCCCGCGCGTGGTGTCCACGTTCCGGCCCCAGAGGGCGAGCGAGTCGGTGATCACCTTCAGCGCGGTCTCGCGCACGGCGTCGAGCAGGGGCCAGGCGTCGTCGTAGGCTTCGGGGATGCTCGTGCCGGCCAGCACGTCGTGAAACTGGTGGAAGAGCACGGTCTCCCAGGCCTTGCGCAGGGCGGCCTGCTGCGGCTCGGCGCCGAAGGCCGCCGCGGCGATGGCTGCGAAGCGCTCGGCGGCCAGAAGCAGTTCCTCGCATTCGTGGTTGGCCCGCTTGATCGCGGCCACCACGCTGTAGCAGCCGCGTGCGTGGTGCTGGAGCTCGTCGGCCACGACGGGCAGGCGGTCCCGCTCGCCCGCCACGGCGTCGAAGAAGCGCTGCGGCGTGCTGAAGACGGCGTTGGGCGCGGCCGGGTCGGCCTGGGCGGCCAGGATGCTCGCGATATTGGCCTTGGTCGGCCCGCCGCCGTGGTCGCCCACGCCGTAGAAGCACATCACGTGACGGAGGCCCAGCGGCGCCTGCTCGGCCGCGGTGCGGATGCGCGCGGCAATCTCGTCGGGGCCGCAGCAGTAGTGGTGCGGCGGGCGGCACGTGACGACCTGCGAGCCGTCGGGCGCCTGCCACAGGAACAGGCCGGCCGGCAGCGTCTTCTCGTGCGGCCCGGGGCGGAAGAAGACGTAGCTGTCGAGGCCGCACTTCCTGAGGATCTGCGGCAGCGTGCCCGCGTGGCCGAACGAATCCACGTTGTAGCCCACCCGCACGTCCACCCCGAACTTCGCCTGGAAGTAGCGTTTGGCGTAGAGGGCCTGGCGCACGAACGACTCGCCGCAGGGGAGGTTGCAGTCGGGCTGCTCCCACCAGCCGCCCACGACGCACCAGCGCCCCTCGGCCACGCGCTGGCGGATGCGCTCGAAGAGCGCCGGCTCGTGCTCCTCGAGCCACTGATACGTCGCCGCCGACGAGCGGCAGAAGACGAAGCCGGGCGTCTCCTCCATCCGGTCGAGCGCCGCGGCGCACGTGCGGCGCACCTCGTCGAAACCTTCCGCGGCGCGCCACAGCCACACGGGGTCAATGTGCGCGTTCCCAATCATGTGAACGGTGATGCTCTTCAGCGACCCTTCGGCCATGTGCAGGCGACCTCTCCGGCGGGCCTGGGGTGTGGTCCGATGTTGAACGGCAGTATAGCACGAAGCCGGCCGAGGCGCAATCGCCCGGGAGTCCGGCCAGCCTCCCGCGCCGATTGACTCCCCCGCCTTGCGCGGCTATGGTGGACGGCGTTGCCGCAAGGGCACAGCGGCCCGGCGCGGCTCTCGACCCTCTCCGCGGTTGCGGAGCGCGTGCTCATGACCACCCACTCCTCGCGCGAGCCGGGCACGGGCCTGGCGCTCTCGGGCGGAGGGTTCCGCGCCACGCTGTTCCACCTGGGCAGCCTCTGGCGCCTCAACGAGTTCGGCCTCCTGCGCCGCCTGAGCGTCGTCACCAGCGTCTCGGGCGGCTCGATCACCGCGGGCGTCCTCGCCCACCGATGGAGCCGGCTGGCGTTCGACGCCGACGGCGTGGCCACGAACTTCCGCGAGGAGATCGCGGCGCCCTTGCGCGCGTTCTGCACGCGCCACGTGGACCTGGCGGCGGGCCTCGCCGGCATGCTGCCGGGGGTGAGCGGCGCCGACGTCGCGGCCAGCCGCTATCGCCAACACCTCTTCGGCAAGGCCACGCTCCAGGACCTCCCCGACGCCGGCCCCCGCGCGCCGCGCTTCATCTTCTACGCCACGAGCCTCCAGACCGGCGCCAGCGTGCGGATGGGCAAGGAGTATCTGGCCGACTACAAGGTCGGAATGCTTCCAGCCCCCGACATCGGGCTGGCCGACGCCGTGGCCGCCTCGAGCGCCTTCCCGCCCGTGCTCTCGCCCATGATCATCAAGACGAGTCCCGAACAGTGGGTGGACCTGGAGGGAACGCGGGCCTTCGGCGACGCGGCCTTTCGTTCGCGCCTCGTGCTCACCGACGGCGGCGTCTACGACAACCTGGGCCTGGAGGCGATCTGGGACCGCTACGAGACCGTGCTGGTGAGCGACGCCGGCGCCCCGCTGACCCTCGAGGCCCGGCCCTCCGCCGTGTGGGCCTGGCTCACGGCGCGCGTGCAGAATCTCCTCTCGGAGCAGGCCCGGGCGATTCGCAAGCGCCACCTCATCACCGCCTTCCGCCGCCAGGTGTGCCGCGGCACCTACTGGGGCATCAGCACACACATCAACGACTATCAGTTGCCCACGGCGATGACGCGCGACACCGCCTTCACGGCGTCGCTGAAGTCGCTCCGCACACGCCTCAACCCCTTCAGCCCGCTCGAGCAGGGCTGCCTGATCAACTGGGGCTACGCGCTCACCGACGCCGCAATGCGCCGCCACGTGCTCCCCGGCGGCGACCCCGGCCAGTGGCCCGACCCCAACTACCCGCTCTAGCCCGCGGAGGTGGAGTATGGCGCGACGACGCAGCCGCAGAATCCCGGCCCGCGGTCCGGTGGCGCTCCTCGCGGCGCTCGTCGCCGCCGCCGCGGCCTACTGGACCACGCGCCAGCCCCCCACGGGCGTGCCCGCCCAGGGCATGGTGAGCAAGGTCTCCGATGGCGACACCTTGCACGTGCGCGCCGACGGCGCCGACCACACCCTGCGCCTCATCGGCGTGGACACGCCAGAGCTCCACGAGTCCGACAAGCTCGACCGCGACGCGCGACGCACGGGGCAGGACCGGCGCACCATCCAGGCCCTCGGCCAGCGCGCGCAAGCCTTCACCCGCCGCCTGTGCGAGGGCAAGATGTGCCGGCTGGAGTTCGACCCCGCCAACGCCGCGAGCGGCCACCGCGACAAGTACGGCCGCCTCCTCGCCTACCTCTTCGTGCCCGGCGAGGACGGCCGCGAGGTGTTCGTCAACGCCGAGATCATCCGCCAGGGCTATGGCGCGGCCATGACCGGCTATGCGTTCGACGCGGCGCGCAAGGCGGAGTTCCTGCGCCTCCAGCGCGACGCGCGCTCCGCCAAACGCGGCCTCTGGGGCGAATGGAAAGAACGCGGGCAGTGAAAATGTAGGGGAGGAAGCCCTGCTTCGCAAGAAGGCTTCCTCCCCCATGCCTCCTCCTTCCCAGGAACTCTTGACTCAGGCGGCGGCATTCGAGCCGTGCCGCGGCCAGCGTCGCACCCTGACACGGGCCAGCGGCCTTGTCGTCAGGCAGGCTCGAATGCCGCCGCCCAGTTTGAGAGTTCTTGAGGGGGTATGGGGGAACTTCTTGCCAAGAGGTTCCCCCAGATGCTTGTCACAGCGTGGGGGCGGTGCGGCGGATGCCGAACTCGCGGTGGCCGAGAACCTCGGAGCGGGTGAGGCGGCCGTTCACCACGTCGAGCATCAACGCCCAGAGGCGGTTGGCGGCTTCGGCGATGGTCTCGCGCCCCTCGGCGATGGGGCCGGCATCGAAGTCCATGTTGTCGCTCATCCACTGGGCCAGGGGCGTGTTGGTGGCAATTTTGAGGACGGGCGCCACGGCGCAGCCGAGCGGCGTGCCGCGGCCCGTGGTGAAGAGCACCAGCGTCGCGCCGCCGGCCACCATGCCCGCCACCGACTCGATGTCGTTCCCCGGCGTGTCCATAAGCACCAGGCCGCGGCTGGTGGGGGCGACGGCGTAGTCGAGCACCTCCTCGATGGGGCTGTGGCCACCCTTGTGCACGCAGCCGAGGGATTTCTCCTCAATGGTGGTGATGCCGCCCTCGATGTTGCCGGGCGAGGGGTTCGAGCCGGTGAGGTCGGCGCCGTAGAAGCGGCAGACCTTTTCGCAGTCGAGCACCATCTTGCGGGCGTCTTCGCCAATCTCGGGGATGGCTCCGCGTTGGGCCAGCAGGTGCTCGGCGCCGATGAACTCGGTGGTTTCGGAAACCATCACTGTGGCGCCGGCCGCCACCGCGCGGTCGGCGATCTCGCCCACCAGCGGGTTGGCCGTGAGGCCCGAGAAGGCGTCGGACGCGCCGCACTCCATGGCGAGCACCAGGCGGTCGAGCGGGCAGGGCTGGCGCACCTGCCGCAGCACCTCGGCGGCGAGAGCGCGGAGCCGTTCGCGTCCGCGGGCGATGGCGGCTGTGGTGCCGCCCTCCTTCTGGATGCCCACGACTTCGGCCGGTTTGCCCGCCTTGCGGATCTCGTCGGCGAAGGCCTCGGCCGCCCATTGCTCGCAGCCGAGCGCCACCACGAGCACCCCGCCCACGTTGGGGTTGGCCCCCGTGCCGGCCAGGGTGCGGAACGTGGCGGCCGCGTCGTCGCCGATCTGCGCGCAGCCGTGCTGATGGCTGATCGCCACGGCCTCGGGCACGGCCTCGGCGATCCTGGCCGCCACGTGGCACGAGCAGCCCACCGTGGGCAACACGAGCAGATGGTTTCTCACGCCCACGGCGCCATTGGGGCGCGGGTAAGCCTGAATGGTGATTCCGGATTTCGGATTGCGGATTGCGGAACTCCGTTTCTGAGCAGCACCCTCTGATTCCTGGCCGCTGCGGGTGGGGCCTCCGTGCCCCGCGGGGCAGAGACGCCCCGCCCACAAGCCGGCCGCCACACGCTGCTGGCGCCCCGACCCGGGAGCCGTGCTCTCAGCCCTCGCCCCTCACCGCTCTCTGGCTCTCGACGTTGTGCACGTGCACGTGTTCGCCGGGGGCGATGGGCCTGGTGGCCCGGCCGATCGGCTGGCCGTACTTGAGCACCGGCTCGTCCTTCGCGATGGCGCGGACGGCGAACTTGTGGCCGCGGGGGATGTCGGCGGCCAGCGTCACGCTCGCCACCTCGAGGGCCACGGTCGTGCCGGCCGCCAGCGGCACGAGCGCCGTGGCCACGCTGTCGCGCAGGTCGAGCTGGATGGCCGTGCGAGGAGCTGGCATAGCGTCCTTTCTTCCCGCCCACAGGGCGCCCGATATGCGCATTGCGGCCCGCCGTTGCCGAGTTCGTGAACCGGGCAGGTCAGGCCTTGTCGCGAGGCACGAAGGGCGACAGCGCGCGGAGCCGGTGCACGATGCGCGGCGTGTGCTCGACGACGAAGTCGATCTCTTCCTGGGTGTTGTAGCGGCTGAGGCTGAAGCGGATGGAGCCGTGGGCGGCGGTGAACGGCACGCCCATGGCGCGCAGCACGTGGCTGGGCTCCAGCGAGCCCGAGGTGCAGGCCGAGCCCGACGACGCGCACACGCCCAGGGCATCGAGGTCCATCAGGATCGACTCGCCCTCGATGAACTCGAAGCTGATGTTGGCGGTGTTGGGCAGGCGGCGGTCGCGGCGGCCGTTCACGTGGGCGTCGGGACAGGTGGCCAGGATGCCCTCTTCGAGGCGGTCGCGGAGCGCGCGCACGCGGGTGACCTCTTCCTTCATGTGCTTCGCGGCGAGTTCGGCGGCGGCGCCGAGGCCGACGATGTAGGGCACGTTCTCGGTGCCGGCCCGGCGGCCGCCTTCCTGGTGCCCGCCGAGCATGAAGGGCGCGAGCCGCGTGCCCTTGCGCACGTAGAGCACGCCCACGCCCTTGGGCGCGTGCAGCTTGTGCCCGCTGAGGGCCAACAGGTCCACCGGCGCCTGCGACAGGTCAATCGGCAGCTTGCCGACGACCTGCACGGCGTCGGTGTGGAAGGTGACCCCTTTGCGGCGGCAGATCTCGCCGATGGCGCCGATGGGAAAGATCACACCCGTCTCGTTGTTCGCCCACATCACCGACACGAGGGCCGTGTCGTCGGTGATGCAGTCGTCGAGCATCTGGAGGTCGAGCAGCCCCTCGCGGTCCACGGGCAGCTCGGTGACGCGATAGCCGTTGGTGCCCAGGTAGCGGCAGGTGGAGAGCACGGCGGGGTGCTCGACGCGGGTGGTGACGACGTGCCGCTTGCGGCCGGCCAGAGCCTCGAGGGTGCCGCGGAGCGCCGCATTATCGCTCTCGGTGCCGCAACTCGTGAAGACGATCTCGGACGGGTCGGCGCCCAGCAGCGCGGCCATCTGCTCGCGCGCGCGCTCCACGTGCTTGCGCACCTGCCCGCCGAAGCTATGCATCGAGGAGGCATTGCCGTACAGCTCGCCGAAGAAAGGCTGCATCGCCTCCACCACCTCGGGCGCGACGCGGGTCGTGGCGTTGTTGTCCAGATAGATGGTCTTCACGGCTTGTCCTCCACCACGACGAGGTCGGGCGAGACGAACTCGCGGAGCTTGGCCCCCACGAAGCCGTCGAGGGTGAACTCGGCGGCGCGGCACATGGCGCAGTGGCCGCGCAGCGCCACGATCACGCGGTTGCCGTCCACGTCAATCAGCTCGATGTCGCCGCCATCTTCCTGGAGCCTCGGGCGCACTTCGCGCTCGAGCACCTCCTGCACGAGCTGAATCTTGCGCATCATCGTGAGGCGCGGGCGGGGTGGCTCGGGGGCCTCGAGCTTCACGGGCTCGCCATGCACACGGGCGAGGATCGCCTTGATCTCGTCCTGGCAGCCGCCGCAACCGCCGCCGGCCTTGCAGTAGTTCGTCACCTCCTCGACCGAGTGGAGGTTGTTCTCGCGGATGACCCGCTCGATCTCGGTCTCGGTGACGCCGAAGCAGGTGCACACCACGCGCCCTTCGAGCACGTGAGCCGTCTTCTTGCCGCCGCTGCGGTAGTACTCGATGGCCGCCTCGAGCGCCTCGCGGCCCATCACCGAGCAGTGCATCTT
The window above is part of the Planctomycetota bacterium genome. Proteins encoded here:
- a CDS encoding ATP-binding cassette domain-containing protein codes for the protein MDPVIEVENLVAEYGSTRVLDGVSFTVPPGEILAIVGVSGCGKTTLLRHLIGLLRPASGTVRLWGQDIARMEEDELDRFRARFGVSFQSDALFASISAAENVALPMRERGLSRDLIPALVAMKLSLVGLTHAGGKMPADLSGGMRKRVALARALALDPELVFFDEPSAGLDPVTAAGLDQLILRLRRVLGITVVAVTHSLESIRTIADRVLMLAGGTQRFLGPLAAVDESPDPEVARFFHPGADAAPPHAAPR
- a CDS encoding ThuA domain-containing protein, whose translation is MRARCMGWLAVFVVAAGVVAEAGAKRHIVYFSQTEGFRHGEGIAAVLQVLKDWGAKNDAFDVEECTDCSKWTPEYLGRFDAMVSYGGGELTKVTPPLTDENKKALIEFVKGGKGFVGIHSASYMCPATKWPEYNEMVNGVFVSHPWSQKVRVIVEDPKHPASANLGEAFEVQDEIYMFNPWSREKTHVLMSLDNASVDVTKPGLREDKDFGIAWCHPYGKGKVFYTALGHGKNVWADERFQKHLVNGLLWAMGDLPGDAPLGTDGRPKK
- a CDS encoding glycoside hydrolase family 38 C-terminal domain-containing protein — protein: MAEGSLKSITVHMIGNAHIDPVWLWRAAEGFDEVRRTCAAALDRMEETPGFVFCRSSAATYQWLEEHEPALFERIRQRVAEGRWCVVGGWWEQPDCNLPCGESFVRQALYAKRYFQAKFGVDVRVGYNVDSFGHAGTLPQILRKCGLDSYVFFRPGPHEKTLPAGLFLWQAPDGSQVVTCRPPHHYCCGPDEIAARIRTAAEQAPLGLRHVMCFYGVGDHGGGPTKANIASILAAQADPAAPNAVFSTPQRFFDAVAGERDRLPVVADELQHHARGCYSVVAAIKRANHECEELLLAAERFAAIAAAAFGAEPQQAALRKAWETVLFHQFHDVLAGTSIPEAYDDAWPLLDAVRETALKVITDSLALWGRNVDTTRGASPVVFFNPLGFDRDDVIELHPQDDAPQIAVFDEQFNEVPVQRVEGHLVFRTRLRSLGFACYHLSTEHAPKTDGSGLVVTPVSMENQHLRLEISPETGALSVLHRKPEGANLLAGPGGALVVLRDLSDTWSHDVASFRDEVGRFEPAGPPELLEAGPVRGALRVRYRWGRSTAEQTFYLYDGAAKVDVCLVVDWHERHKMLKLAFPTAIERPAVTAEVPYGSIARTANGEEEPIQRWLDLSGTVGSQPAGLAVLNDGIYGADVLGAEIRLSLLRSPIYAFHDPRKPEPGVEYQYTDQGEHIFRYRLVPHAGSWQDAGVAREAQALNVPVFYRFEDVQDGMVSSYGSAVEVKPDNLLLTVLKKAEEGDGLIVRFVETAGRETPARVDVHFAQAAWTGRLRPFEIKTLRFDLDDRSAVEVNMLERDV
- a CDS encoding patatin-like phospholipase family protein yields the protein MTTHSSREPGTGLALSGGGFRATLFHLGSLWRLNEFGLLRRLSVVTSVSGGSITAGVLAHRWSRLAFDADGVATNFREEIAAPLRAFCTRHVDLAAGLAGMLPGVSGADVAASRYRQHLFGKATLQDLPDAGPRAPRFIFYATSLQTGASVRMGKEYLADYKVGMLPAPDIGLADAVAASSAFPPVLSPMIIKTSPEQWVDLEGTRAFGDAAFRSRLVLTDGGVYDNLGLEAIWDRYETVLVSDAGAPLTLEARPSAVWAWLTARVQNLLSEQARAIRKRHLITAFRRQVCRGTYWGISTHINDYQLPTAMTRDTAFTASLKSLRTRLNPFSPLEQGCLINWGYALTDAAMRRHVLPGGDPGQWPDPNYPL
- a CDS encoding ABC transporter permease — encoded protein: MQPRSATPTPERDEGPLVAPARLSQEAGRALLEAARARLAAGASSVRVDLRGVERMDTQGAAFLQLAARTARERGAELKLEGARGRAAELLELVRPALEETPPSPPPSEGLLERLGGRAFAARDELRAAVALAVDLLYWAVLAPLRGKGLRWGALLDELHEMGVRALGIVALLNFLLGVIIALLSAAQLKQFGATIYVADLVVVAFARELGAFLTAIIVSARSGAAITAELATMRVREEIDALRSMGLNVARFLLVPKLWALLLAVPALTVLAMAAGNAGGSFVGISILGESPVAWWNELVAAAALGDILQGLFKSGIFAVIIALVACHNGLRVEGGARGIGLATTRSVVIDIFLIIVADMAFATFFFFV
- a CDS encoding thermonuclease family protein, coding for MARRRSRRIPARGPVALLAALVAAAAAYWTTRQPPTGVPAQGMVSKVSDGDTLHVRADGADHTLRLIGVDTPELHESDKLDRDARRTGQDRRTIQALGQRAQAFTRRLCEGKMCRLEFDPANAASGHRDKYGRLLAYLFVPGEDGREVFVNAEIIRQGYGAAMTGYAFDAARKAEFLRLQRDARSAKRGLWGEWKERGQ
- a CDS encoding MlaD family protein; the protein is MATKRQKTEVGIFLLGALALFAIVTVTLTGLQRQRLDRYHVEFEESIPGLTEGSRVSYRGVTVGKVIDLRVTPENKVGVTLGIDPTKVTVRQGIRARYSLLSIFGPYVVDLSGGTDREAPALEPGSFIPVQPSLMAGLEETFADTVPLTLQRATKLIERLDEALSKVKPDDIPTLFRRAEEALASAHKAIEELRAQTSTLAASLDKAIRSAQAEFEKTAGAVADAAKELQKAADATGTRAQKLLDTAQAALDENRKPLADAVRRLGDALAKVEGQLEGLDLAGTNKSLREAAENVGKGAADVGAAARLVAAGRDDVRRSLANVERDLSRSLEELDGVLRAARELLETLERDPSAILRGRRGEP
- a CDS encoding ABC-type transport auxiliary lipoprotein family protein, which encodes MRRTARGRVAALSLLASLCAVLPAGCALWPRPLAPIHYYSLDPPPLAPAPGAGGAARGVLAVRALGAASRYRERIVSRRGAADVEYHEYHRWAEPPAEMLTAVLRRALEAAGLAAAVVDDRLVRRSDFVLDGRLLRCDEVRGEGAWAAVCEVELVLKHAEDGSLLLATRLVARHEARARTTEAFVEAMNAAAADVAAQAAEAVGRALAAHKASK